In one window of Nakamurella alba DNA:
- a CDS encoding vitamin K epoxide reductase family protein has protein sequence MTAAAGQDRGEDLADDLDHEQYDDENVGGGIGLAAWQLIGGAIGLLAALVLTVEKIATLRDPNYVPSCSIDEVLSCGSIMSSDQAELLGFPNPLLGLIGFPMVMMVGAAALAGFYPPRWYRWAVLAGMSVALVFVHWLIWVSLYEVGALCPYCMVVWAVMAPLWWYTLLDTVDLPRLRRFHAPVLIAWYLVVAALVFFRFQEHWTSLF, from the coding sequence ATGACCGCCGCCGCTGGACAGGACCGGGGTGAGGACCTGGCCGACGACCTGGACCACGAACAGTACGACGACGAGAATGTCGGCGGAGGCATCGGTCTCGCAGCGTGGCAACTCATCGGCGGGGCGATCGGGCTGCTCGCCGCATTGGTGCTGACGGTCGAGAAGATCGCCACCCTGCGGGATCCGAACTACGTCCCCAGTTGCTCGATCGACGAGGTGCTGTCCTGCGGGTCGATCATGTCGAGCGACCAGGCGGAGCTGCTCGGGTTCCCCAACCCGCTGCTCGGGTTGATCGGCTTCCCGATGGTGATGATGGTCGGTGCTGCCGCACTCGCCGGGTTCTACCCGCCGCGCTGGTACCGGTGGGCCGTGCTGGCCGGCATGTCGGTGGCCTTGGTGTTCGTGCACTGGCTGATCTGGGTCAGCCTCTACGAGGTCGGTGCGCTGTGCCCGTACTGCATGGTGGTGTGGGCCGTCATGGCGCCGCTGTGGTGGTACACGCTGCTGGACACCGTGGACCTGCCCCGGCTGCGCCGGTTCCATGCACCGGTCCTCATCGCCTGGTACCTGGTGGTCGCCGCCCTGGTCTTCTTCCGCTTCCAGGAGCACTGGACCTCACTGTTCTGA
- a CDS encoding isocitrate lyase/PEP mutase family protein, whose translation MDISTRLARAQRLGKLHATRKPLVLPTVWDVWSARTAVAAGFEALTIGSHPLADSRGAEDHEGQTFAEVISAVGPIIDAVDVPVSVDLESGYGQTPADLIAGLLEAGGVGLNLEDTVHSEGGRVRTTEEHATYIAGLRAAADAAGVPVWINGRTDLFLHADDKDAVADEAIARLQALVEAGANSVYPVRIQDDDALITRVVGALPVPVNCTAHPVKHDLPRFTRLGVGRITYGPLLQGALTESMTEMISRWR comes from the coding sequence ATGGACATCTCGACACGACTGGCCCGGGCACAGCGGCTCGGCAAATTGCATGCCACCCGGAAGCCGCTGGTGCTGCCGACGGTGTGGGACGTCTGGTCGGCCCGGACCGCCGTCGCCGCCGGGTTCGAGGCGTTGACGATCGGCAGCCATCCGCTGGCCGATTCGCGCGGCGCCGAGGATCACGAGGGGCAGACCTTCGCCGAGGTGATCTCCGCCGTCGGGCCGATCATCGACGCGGTCGACGTGCCGGTCTCGGTGGACCTCGAGTCCGGCTACGGCCAGACGCCGGCCGACCTGATCGCCGGGTTGCTGGAGGCCGGTGGTGTCGGCCTGAATCTCGAGGACACCGTCCACTCGGAGGGCGGCCGGGTCCGGACCACCGAGGAACATGCCACCTACATCGCCGGGCTGCGCGCGGCGGCCGACGCCGCCGGGGTGCCGGTCTGGATCAACGGGCGCACTGATCTCTTCCTGCACGCCGACGACAAGGACGCGGTGGCCGACGAGGCGATCGCCCGGTTGCAGGCACTCGTCGAGGCGGGCGCGAACAGCGTGTACCCGGTGCGGATCCAGGACGACGACGCACTGATCACCCGGGTGGTCGGCGCGCTGCCGGTACCGGTGAACTGCACGGCGCACCCGGTGAAGCACGACCTGCCGCGGTTCACCCGGCTCGGCGTCGGCCGGATCACCTACGGGCCGTTGCTGCAGGGCGCGCTGACCGAGTCGATGACCGAGATGATCTCGCGCTGGCGCTGA
- a CDS encoding CGNR zinc finger domain-containing protein, which yields MTTPRMAPSLAKRFRSGRVSLDFAHTAATDEWIEPELIGDAAGLERWLGHVLRPMRITTATPAGTRDNDDPTTSADLTTIADLTTSARPTDEVTAAHELRGAILRLARILSRDNDVDDLPGVDVETVNRYAASPPPAPRMAVDGTAAATTATVPQALSVLARDAVDLFTGPLAHRIRECEADGCAFLFVDASRPGTRRWCSMERCGNLLKVRKHRSTTTP from the coding sequence ATGACCACGCCGCGGATGGCCCCGTCCCTGGCCAAGCGGTTCCGCTCCGGCCGGGTCAGCCTGGACTTCGCGCACACCGCTGCCACAGACGAGTGGATCGAACCGGAACTGATCGGTGACGCGGCGGGCCTTGAACGGTGGCTGGGACACGTGCTGCGGCCGATGCGGATCACCACCGCCACCCCGGCCGGCACGAGAGACAACGACGACCCGACCACCAGTGCCGACCTCACCACCATCGCAGACCTGACCACCAGCGCCCGACCGACCGACGAGGTCACGGCCGCGCACGAACTGCGCGGCGCGATCCTGCGGCTGGCCCGCATCCTGTCCCGTGACAACGATGTCGACGACCTGCCGGGTGTGGACGTGGAGACCGTCAACCGCTACGCCGCGTCTCCCCCGCCGGCGCCCCGGATGGCCGTCGACGGGACCGCCGCTGCGACCACAGCCACGGTGCCGCAGGCGTTGTCGGTGCTGGCCCGGGACGCGGTCGACCTGTTCACCGGACCGCTGGCGCACCGGATCCGCGAGTGCGAGGCCGACGGTTGCGCCTTCCTGTTCGTCGACGCCTCCCGCCCGGGCACCCGCCGCTGGTGCTCGATGGAGCGCTGCGGGAACCTGCTCAAGGTCCGGAAGCACCGGAGCACCACGACCCCGTGA
- a CDS encoding MFS transporter: MTATTAPAAGVRTRPGPALFAMALGGVALGTAEFATMGVLPAVATDLGVSEPTAGVLISAYAVGVVIGAPLLAVLGARIPRRTLLLALVGLFVVAHIGSALAPGFGFLVGTRFVAGLPHGAYLGVAALVAASLVPEERRGRAIASVILGLTVANIAGVPVSTAIGQWWGWRATFAVVAVLGLFTLVAVRLRVPWQPAGRVGRVLGELHALRHGQLWVALLICVVGLGGMFAVFTYISSTLTEVSGIPRAWVPAVLALFGLGMTVGTVIGGRLADLSVDRTVRFGLFAIAAVMAVFTLLVHTPVTAAIGVFLIGMTCLTPMPAIQARLLDVAPDAPTLAASLLHSATNTANAVGAWAGGVVLTAGAGYAAIGWVGAALALAGAMIGVLCVRSRTTEEKAVVA; the protein is encoded by the coding sequence GTGACCGCAACCACCGCACCCGCCGCCGGAGTGCGCACGAGGCCCGGCCCCGCTCTCTTCGCGATGGCGCTCGGCGGAGTGGCGCTGGGCACGGCCGAGTTCGCGACCATGGGTGTGCTGCCGGCCGTCGCCACCGATCTCGGCGTCTCGGAGCCGACCGCCGGCGTGCTGATCTCGGCCTATGCGGTCGGCGTGGTGATCGGGGCGCCGCTGCTCGCCGTGCTCGGCGCACGGATCCCGCGCCGCACCCTGTTGCTCGCCCTGGTCGGCCTCTTCGTGGTGGCGCACATCGGGTCGGCGCTCGCCCCGGGCTTCGGGTTCCTGGTCGGCACCCGCTTCGTGGCCGGACTGCCGCACGGTGCCTATCTCGGGGTGGCCGCGCTGGTCGCCGCCTCGCTCGTGCCGGAGGAACGCCGTGGCCGGGCGATCGCCTCGGTGATCCTGGGCCTGACCGTCGCCAACATCGCCGGAGTGCCGGTGTCGACCGCCATCGGGCAGTGGTGGGGTTGGCGGGCCACCTTCGCCGTCGTCGCCGTGCTCGGGTTGTTCACCCTGGTCGCGGTCCGCCTGCGGGTGCCCTGGCAGCCCGCCGGTCGGGTCGGGCGGGTGCTCGGCGAGCTGCATGCCCTGCGTCACGGTCAGCTCTGGGTCGCACTGCTGATCTGCGTGGTGGGGCTGGGCGGCATGTTCGCCGTCTTCACCTACATCTCCTCGACCCTGACCGAGGTGTCCGGGATCCCGCGGGCGTGGGTGCCGGCTGTGCTGGCGCTGTTCGGGCTCGGGATGACCGTCGGCACGGTGATCGGTGGACGGTTGGCCGACCTGTCGGTGGACCGCACCGTCCGCTTCGGCCTGTTCGCGATCGCCGCGGTGATGGCGGTCTTCACCCTCCTGGTGCACACCCCGGTCACCGCCGCGATCGGCGTGTTCCTGATCGGGATGACCTGCCTGACGCCGATGCCCGCGATCCAGGCGCGGCTGCTCGACGTCGCGCCCGACGCGCCGACACTCGCAGCGTCACTGCTGCACTCGGCGACGAACACCGCGAATGCGGTCGGCGCGTGGGCCGGCGGGGTGGTGCTGACCGCCGGTGCCGGATACGCCGCGATCGGTTGGGTCGGTGCTGCGCTCGCTCTGGCCGGCGCGATGATCGGGGTGCTGTGTGTCCGGAGCCGAACGACCGAGGAGAAAGCCGTGGTGGCATGA
- a CDS encoding epoxide hydrolase family protein, whose translation MTSPDPISPIRSFRLDVPESELEHLRDRLRRTRWPEPETTTGKDIWDQGPPLETVRELVEYWATGYDWRRLESELNSHGQAMTEIDGLDIHLLHVRSPRPDARPLVITHGWPSSVVEPLEIIDALVDPADPDAPAFHVVAPSLPGFGFGARPSGTGWTVERTADAWVELMRRLGYDRFLAAGGDWGGRVTARLAHAHPDHVIGMHTFTPYVSEPAGGPGPLTELESQWVADTRWFHTYGGGYSLQQSTRPQTLAYALVDSPLALLTWILDKFHLWTDRRSPVSRDRILDTVMLYWLSGTGGSAVRFYWENFPPRGNDERVGVPASVTVFPADIEKFPRFWVEQRFRDLRSFSVAERGGHFPMLEVPAGYAGALRRSLGSMT comes from the coding sequence ATGACATCCCCCGATCCCATCAGCCCGATCCGCTCGTTCCGGCTCGACGTGCCGGAGTCCGAACTCGAGCACCTGCGGGATCGGCTGCGCCGGACCCGGTGGCCGGAGCCGGAAACGACGACGGGTAAGGACATCTGGGACCAGGGTCCGCCGCTGGAGACGGTGCGCGAGCTCGTCGAGTACTGGGCGACCGGGTACGACTGGCGGCGGCTCGAGTCCGAGCTGAACTCGCACGGACAGGCGATGACCGAGATCGACGGGCTCGACATCCATCTGCTGCACGTCCGGTCCCCGCGCCCGGACGCCCGGCCGCTGGTGATCACCCACGGCTGGCCCAGCTCGGTGGTCGAGCCGCTCGAGATCATCGACGCCCTGGTCGATCCCGCCGACCCCGATGCGCCGGCTTTCCACGTCGTCGCGCCGTCGCTGCCCGGATTCGGGTTCGGAGCGCGGCCCTCCGGGACCGGGTGGACGGTGGAACGAACGGCCGATGCCTGGGTCGAGTTGATGCGACGTCTCGGCTACGACCGGTTCCTCGCGGCGGGCGGCGACTGGGGCGGCCGGGTCACCGCGCGGCTGGCCCACGCGCACCCGGACCACGTCATCGGCATGCACACGTTCACCCCCTACGTGAGCGAACCTGCCGGCGGTCCAGGCCCTCTCACCGAGCTCGAGTCGCAGTGGGTCGCCGACACCCGCTGGTTCCACACCTACGGCGGCGGGTACTCCCTGCAGCAGTCGACCCGTCCGCAGACCCTGGCCTACGCGCTCGTCGACTCCCCGCTCGCGCTGCTCACCTGGATCCTGGACAAGTTCCACCTGTGGACCGACCGGCGGTCACCGGTGTCCCGGGACCGCATCCTCGACACCGTGATGCTGTACTGGCTCTCCGGGACCGGGGGCTCGGCGGTCCGGTTCTACTGGGAGAACTTCCCGCCCCGGGGCAACGACGAGCGGGTCGGCGTGCCGGCTTCGGTCACCGTGTTCCCGGCCGACATCGAGAAGTTCCCGCGGTTCTGGGTGGAGCAGCGGTTCCGGGATCTCCGCTCCTTCTCCGTCGCCGAGCGGGGTGGGCACTTCCCGATGCTGGAGGTCCCGGCCGGGTACGCCGGCGCCCTGCGCAGGTCGCTCGGGTCGATGACCTGA
- a CDS encoding cytochrome P450 yields MTTSTLPPTDLLAPGPTADPYDIYANLRRDDPVHWNPFQKAWLITRYQDVCEAYLDPRLSSDRIRPMLGMVAGDRQDEMGRMLAIMAEWMVVTDGPAHHRLRKLANTAFRQQRVAAMGEWIGEIVDGLVDRFVASGSEDFYQDIAFPMPATVIATMMGAPAEDALRFQKWSDELALVAFGTGGAERADRYRRALAGITEMQSYLSDLIDKARSAPGSDMIGVLLTSQDAEGDRLDDDELIALCSLILFAGHETTTNLLCNGVVSLLQHPEQLEKLRADRGLVPTAVEEMLRFDGPIKTIQRWVVEDHERDGRQLKAGQRVFLMNSAANRDGGTFDRPDDFDITRPTQPLHVAFGRGVHSCLGAQLARLETRTAIPIILDRLPGLRLAGPVSYRSTTASRAVTSLLVQHDAGVR; encoded by the coding sequence ATGACGACCTCCACGCTGCCGCCGACCGACCTGCTCGCGCCGGGCCCGACCGCCGACCCCTACGACATCTACGCCAACCTGCGCCGGGACGACCCGGTGCACTGGAATCCGTTCCAGAAGGCCTGGTTGATCACCCGGTACCAGGACGTCTGCGAGGCCTACCTGGATCCGCGGCTGTCCTCCGACCGGATCCGGCCGATGCTCGGCATGGTGGCGGGGGACCGGCAGGACGAGATGGGCCGGATGCTGGCGATCATGGCCGAGTGGATGGTGGTGACCGACGGTCCGGCGCACCACCGGCTGCGCAAGCTCGCCAACACCGCGTTCCGGCAGCAGCGGGTGGCGGCGATGGGGGAGTGGATCGGCGAGATCGTCGACGGCCTCGTCGACCGGTTCGTCGCGAGCGGCTCCGAGGACTTCTATCAGGACATCGCCTTCCCGATGCCCGCGACGGTGATCGCCACCATGATGGGTGCGCCGGCGGAGGACGCGTTGCGGTTCCAGAAGTGGTCCGACGAACTGGCTCTCGTCGCGTTCGGGACCGGCGGTGCGGAGCGGGCCGACCGCTACCGGCGGGCGCTCGCCGGGATCACCGAGATGCAGTCCTACCTCTCCGATCTCATCGACAAGGCGCGGTCGGCGCCGGGGTCGGACATGATCGGTGTGCTGCTCACCTCGCAGGACGCCGAGGGGGACCGGCTCGACGACGACGAGCTGATCGCGCTATGCTCGCTGATCCTGTTCGCCGGGCACGAGACCACCACGAACCTGTTGTGCAACGGCGTCGTGTCCTTGCTGCAGCACCCGGAGCAGCTCGAGAAGCTGCGCGCGGACCGTGGTCTCGTGCCGACCGCGGTGGAGGAGATGCTGCGGTTCGACGGCCCGATCAAGACCATCCAGCGCTGGGTGGTCGAGGACCACGAGCGGGACGGGCGGCAGCTGAAGGCCGGCCAGCGGGTGTTTCTGATGAACAGCGCGGCCAACCGGGACGGTGGCACCTTCGACCGGCCGGACGACTTCGACATCACCCGACCCACCCAGCCGCTGCACGTCGCTTTCGGACGGGGTGTGCACTCGTGCCTGGGAGCCCAGCTGGCCCGGCTGGAGACCCGCACGGCGATCCCGATCATCCTGGACCGGTTGCCCGGTCTCCGGCTCGCCGGTCCGGTGTCGTACCGGTCGACCACGGCATCCCGAGCGGTGACATCCCTGCTGGTGCAGCACGATGCGGGGGTTCGGTGA
- a CDS encoding 2Fe-2S iron-sulfur cluster-binding protein yields the protein MTVPTVEFVSDGGTVTAVTAAPGTTAMRAATGAGVQGIVGECGGQMMCSTCHVYVQPDRLEELPEMEPDEDEMLDLTAAPRRPESRLSCQIVLDEQLDGLRLTMPSHQV from the coding sequence GTGACCGTGCCGACGGTGGAGTTCGTCTCGGACGGCGGCACGGTCACAGCGGTGACGGCTGCGCCGGGGACGACCGCGATGCGGGCTGCGACCGGGGCCGGGGTGCAGGGCATCGTCGGCGAGTGCGGGGGCCAGATGATGTGCTCGACCTGCCATGTCTACGTGCAGCCGGACCGGCTCGAGGAGCTGCCGGAGATGGAGCCGGACGAGGACGAGATGCTGGATCTCACCGCGGCTCCGCGCCGGCCGGAGAGCCGGTTGTCCTGCCAGATCGTGCTCGACGAACAGCTCGACGGGTTGCGACTGACGATGCCGTCGCACCAGGTGTGA
- a CDS encoding NAD(P)/FAD-dependent oxidoreductase, with protein sequence MDPIVVVGAGHAGAQLAVSLRESGYDGPVLLLGGEGEVPYQRPPLSKAYLHGGNASELPFRPAEAYAALGVDLETGVDVTALDQEAAAVVLADGRRLRYSTVVLATGAEAAVPPLPGTALPGVHTLVTRADADALSADLAATDRLVVIGGGVVGLEVATTARKRGLDVVVIEATDRLMGRMLGADLSRVLLDRHRAGGVDIRLDLQAAEIVAGADGRVAGVRLVDGVVLPAGAVLIGIGARPRVEVAAAAGLAVDGGVLVDQEFRTADPRVRAIGDCAAVVGPDGVQRYRSVQNATDQARRLAALLTGALPVPAAVPWFWSEQAGCRIQIAGDLASADRYLVRAGRRGGTTVFGFRDGVLVGAESVDDAASHLAVRTLLAHVPPTFDDFLDPDVDLRDLVARSRSATSLSG encoded by the coding sequence GTGGATCCGATCGTCGTCGTCGGGGCCGGGCACGCCGGTGCACAGCTCGCGGTGTCCTTGCGCGAGAGCGGGTACGACGGGCCGGTGCTGCTGCTGGGTGGCGAGGGCGAGGTGCCCTACCAACGGCCGCCGCTGTCCAAGGCCTACTTGCACGGCGGGAACGCGTCGGAGCTCCCGTTCCGGCCGGCCGAGGCCTACGCCGCGCTGGGTGTCGACCTCGAGACCGGTGTAGACGTCACCGCTCTCGACCAGGAGGCGGCCGCTGTCGTGCTGGCTGACGGGCGACGTCTGCGGTACTCCACGGTGGTGCTGGCCACCGGTGCCGAGGCGGCGGTGCCACCGCTGCCCGGTACGGCGCTGCCCGGGGTGCACACGCTGGTGACCCGGGCGGACGCCGATGCCCTGTCCGCCGATCTCGCCGCGACCGATCGGCTGGTGGTGATCGGCGGCGGGGTGGTCGGTCTCGAGGTGGCGACCACTGCCCGGAAACGCGGCCTCGACGTGGTGGTGATCGAGGCCACCGACCGACTGATGGGCAGGATGCTCGGGGCGGACCTGTCCCGGGTCCTGCTGGACCGGCACCGTGCGGGGGGCGTCGACATCCGGCTCGACCTGCAGGCGGCGGAGATCGTGGCCGGCGCTGACGGCCGGGTGGCGGGTGTGCGGCTGGTCGACGGCGTGGTGCTACCGGCCGGCGCGGTGCTGATCGGTATCGGTGCCCGGCCTCGCGTCGAGGTGGCAGCAGCAGCCGGTCTGGCGGTGGATGGCGGGGTGTTGGTGGACCAGGAGTTCCGCACCGCCGACCCGCGGGTCCGGGCCATCGGCGACTGTGCGGCGGTGGTCGGACCGGACGGTGTGCAGCGGTACCGGTCGGTGCAGAACGCGACGGACCAGGCGCGGCGGCTGGCCGCTCTGCTGACCGGGGCCCTACCGGTTCCCGCTGCGGTGCCGTGGTTCTGGTCGGAACAGGCGGGCTGCCGGATCCAGATCGCCGGCGACCTGGCGTCCGCGGACCGGTACCTGGTGCGGGCAGGGCGGCGTGGTGGCACCACGGTGTTCGGCTTCCGCGACGGGGTGCTGGTGGGTGCGGAGTCAGTGGACGACGCCGCCTCGCACCTGGCGGTCAGAACCCTGCTGGCACACGTGCCGCCGACTTTCGACGACTTCCTGGATCCGGACGTCGACCTCCGAGATCTGGTCGCCCGCAGTCGGTCCGCGACATCCCTCAGCGGCTGA
- a CDS encoding TetR/AcrR family transcriptional regulator: protein MTGVAEPRRAPARRGRADRKPRDERWNDLVDVATQAFHDNGYDATSLQQIADEVGMLKGSLYYYFQSKEDLLFEVISRVHLDGLVNLQRLVAGPGTVAQILEAAVIGHMQFMSGHLTGTSVFLRDLSALPMARQEEITTRDGGYQGVFRDLLARGVASGEFRADLDVKVSALSLLGSLNWFHRWYRADGALSPEQIGREVAGIFVRGFVAD from the coding sequence GTGACCGGGGTGGCCGAGCCGCGACGCGCGCCGGCCCGCAGGGGTCGCGCCGATCGGAAGCCGCGGGACGAGCGGTGGAACGACCTGGTCGACGTCGCCACCCAGGCCTTCCACGACAACGGCTACGACGCCACCAGTCTGCAGCAGATCGCCGATGAGGTCGGCATGCTCAAGGGCAGCCTGTACTACTACTTCCAGTCCAAGGAGGACCTCCTCTTCGAGGTGATTTCCCGGGTGCACCTGGACGGGTTGGTGAACCTGCAGCGGCTGGTCGCCGGGCCGGGGACGGTCGCGCAGATCCTGGAGGCCGCGGTGATCGGCCACATGCAGTTCATGTCGGGGCATCTCACGGGGACATCGGTGTTCCTGCGTGACCTGTCCGCCCTGCCGATGGCGCGCCAGGAGGAGATCACCACCAGGGACGGCGGCTACCAGGGGGTGTTCCGCGACCTGCTGGCCCGGGGCGTGGCGAGCGGCGAGTTCCGCGCGGACCTCGACGTCAAGGTCTCGGCGTTGTCCCTGCTGGGCAGCCTGAACTGGTTCCACCGCTGGTACCGGGCCGACGGTGCCCTCAGCCCCGAGCAGATCGGCCGTGAGGTGGCCGGGATCTTCGTCCGGGGTTTCGTTGCCGATTGA
- a CDS encoding DUF1801 domain-containing protein has protein sequence MGEVDIDDLRAPLAGLVRGLQQILGEELPDATVEHDPGRSLIGYTYLPGTYKGLVAAIAVHGAHVNLMLSKGADLLELDEHGLLVGTGKKARHIVFRETDDLDRPGIRELIRETARRTPRA, from the coding sequence ATGGGAGAGGTGGACATCGACGATCTCCGCGCACCCCTGGCCGGCCTGGTCCGCGGACTGCAGCAGATCCTTGGCGAGGAACTCCCTGATGCGACGGTCGAGCACGATCCCGGCCGGAGTCTGATCGGTTACACCTACCTGCCCGGCACCTACAAGGGCCTCGTCGCAGCGATTGCCGTCCACGGCGCGCACGTCAATCTGATGTTGTCCAAGGGCGCCGATCTCCTCGAACTCGACGAGCACGGCCTGCTGGTCGGCACCGGCAAGAAGGCGCGGCACATCGTCTTCCGCGAGACGGACGATCTCGACCGGCCCGGGATCCGCGAACTGATCCGGGAAACCGCCCGGCGGACACCGAGGGCGTGA
- a CDS encoding HNH endonuclease signature motif containing protein, whose protein sequence is MSEEGVIACDLDQVVHLVDSVADALARLGRVAIWKLAPEGLDEVSRRLETATRLGWAAQVNLAGEYEAQHVAKTRGCSSTAAMLAKQLGIGPGEAWLRVRTAGQVLPQDLPDGGEAPPQLPLLAQALAAGEISSEHCRIIERSFRGMAAEVTPEARAGFEKSVVEHAKVADPTSLDTLATNLRNRLEQELEPKDRPDPKDRAELTVGRRDHATGLTPFHGRLEDYGIELLTALFDKHAGPKPAGDIPDLRPAPTRQAHALTDALEHLLGCREDHEGGHGRPTIDFTLDWDVLQQQAGALAMSGRGRTLSATETRRLLCEAEILPVVMNGDGVPLDLGRSQRTANRALRRALAHRDRGCAFPGCDRPPAWCHAHHIDFWGRDLGPTSLHNGALLCGFHHQLIHREAWRIRMNPVDQLPDFIPPAWLDPGQRPRRNTSHPPWPRTGAG, encoded by the coding sequence ATGTCGGAAGAGGGTGTGATCGCCTGCGATCTCGACCAGGTCGTGCACCTGGTCGACTCGGTGGCCGATGCCCTGGCCCGGCTCGGGCGGGTCGCGATCTGGAAGCTGGCTCCCGAGGGGCTGGACGAGGTGTCGCGCCGGCTGGAGACCGCGACCCGCCTGGGCTGGGCGGCGCAGGTGAACCTGGCCGGCGAGTACGAGGCCCAGCACGTCGCGAAGACCCGTGGCTGTTCGTCCACGGCGGCCATGCTGGCCAAGCAGCTCGGCATCGGGCCGGGCGAGGCCTGGTTGCGGGTGCGGACCGCGGGTCAGGTACTCCCGCAGGACCTGCCGGACGGTGGCGAGGCGCCACCGCAGCTCCCGCTGCTCGCGCAAGCCCTGGCCGCGGGGGAGATCTCGTCCGAGCACTGCCGGATCATCGAGCGCAGCTTCCGGGGGATGGCCGCCGAGGTCACGCCCGAGGCCCGAGCCGGGTTCGAGAAGTCGGTGGTGGAGCACGCGAAGGTCGCGGACCCGACGTCGCTGGACACGCTGGCGACGAACCTGCGGAACAGGCTCGAGCAGGAGCTCGAGCCCAAGGATCGCCCCGATCCCAAGGACCGCGCCGAGCTGACCGTCGGTCGGCGCGACCATGCGACCGGCCTGACCCCGTTCCACGGTCGGCTGGAGGACTACGGGATCGAGTTGCTCACCGCGCTCTTCGACAAGCATGCAGGTCCGAAACCGGCGGGCGACATCCCCGATCTCCGCCCGGCTCCGACCCGACAGGCGCACGCGCTGACCGACGCGCTGGAGCACCTGCTGGGCTGCCGCGAGGACCACGAGGGTGGCCACGGACGGCCGACCATCGACTTCACCCTGGACTGGGATGTGTTGCAGCAGCAGGCCGGAGCCCTGGCGATGTCCGGACGCGGCCGCACCCTGTCGGCCACCGAGACACGGCGGTTGCTGTGCGAGGCGGAGATCCTGCCGGTCGTGATGAACGGCGACGGCGTCCCGCTGGACCTGGGTCGCTCGCAGCGCACGGCCAACCGGGCGCTCCGCCGTGCGCTGGCGCACCGGGACCGCGGGTGTGCCTTCCCCGGCTGCGACCGCCCGCCCGCCTGGTGCCATGCACACCACATCGATTTCTGGGGACGGGATCTCGGCCCGACCAGCCTGCACAACGGCGCTCTGCTCTGCGGGTTCCACCACCAGCTGATCCACCGGGAGGCCTGGCGGATCCGGATGAACCCGGTCGACCAGCTCCCGGACTTCATCCCGCCCGCCTGGCTGGACCCCGGGCAGAGACCCAGGCGCAACACCTCGCACCCACCCTGGCCACGCACCGGCGCCGGGTGA
- a CDS encoding class I SAM-dependent methyltransferase: MPAFSVLDMGCGTGPATLLLAELSGGHVTAIDLHAPFLAELDRRAAEAGLADRVTTVQTSMDTVPVADGSADLIWAEGSAYIIGVDTALETWRPLLSSRGCVVLTEAEWLTDHPAPEAQAFWTPGYPGMRTTAGNVAAFQAAGWEIRASYVLPDSDWENYYGPLARRLQELRQEGIPDTDLAPVREEIDIRAAHGSDYSYTAYVLRPRG; encoded by the coding sequence ATGCCTGCGTTCTCGGTGCTCGACATGGGATGCGGCACCGGGCCCGCGACGTTGCTGCTCGCCGAGCTGTCCGGCGGTCATGTCACGGCCATCGACCTGCACGCACCGTTTCTCGCCGAACTGGACCGCCGCGCAGCTGAGGCCGGACTGGCCGATCGGGTGACCACCGTGCAGACCTCGATGGACACGGTGCCGGTGGCCGACGGTTCGGCGGACCTGATCTGGGCGGAGGGGTCCGCGTACATCATCGGCGTGGACACCGCGCTCGAGACCTGGCGTCCCTTGCTGTCATCGAGAGGCTGTGTCGTCCTCACCGAGGCGGAGTGGCTCACCGACCACCCGGCACCGGAAGCCCAGGCGTTCTGGACCCCCGGCTATCCCGGAATGCGCACCACAGCAGGGAATGTCGCCGCTTTCCAGGCAGCCGGCTGGGAGATCCGCGCCAGCTACGTGCTTCCCGACAGCGACTGGGAGAACTACTACGGTCCGCTGGCGCGCCGGCTGCAGGAACTTCGCCAGGAGGGCATCCCGGACACGGATCTCGCACCGGTCCGCGAGGAGATCGACATCCGCGCCGCGCACGGGTCCGACTACTCGTACACGGCCTACGTGCTGCGTCCCAGGGGCTGA
- a CDS encoding DUF4287 domain-containing protein has product MPASAQSYLTTIEKNTGLTPRQLLERIDAAGLGGPDTKAADIAGFLKTEFGLGHGHAMTMAQVSRHRESIDIRNEGTTPPPPGSIGRLWLEGLDSAP; this is encoded by the coding sequence GTGCCCGCATCTGCACAGTCGTACCTGACGACGATCGAGAAGAACACCGGCCTGACGCCCCGACAGTTGCTCGAGCGTATCGACGCCGCCGGCCTCGGCGGTCCGGACACGAAGGCCGCTGACATCGCCGGGTTCCTCAAGACCGAGTTCGGCCTGGGACACGGGCACGCGATGACGATGGCCCAGGTGTCCCGGCACCGGGAGTCGATCGACATCCGCAACGAGGGCACCACCCCACCTCCGCCCGGGTCGATCGGACGACTGTGGTTGGAGGGCTTGGACTCCGCTCCCTGA